The following are encoded in a window of Roseimaritima ulvae genomic DNA:
- a CDS encoding nitrite/sulfite reductase → MNRPGDGDFDASSGDSSPPAPSGVRALLVRLLPDGEVIRCGTVHAIAADRGQTVVVQTHSGQWLGECLVDNAAQATGPLSGELLRTATEQDQVRARQVAAAAEQLRSKAEQSAQQAEPPIVVVAAQIDLLQHTAVVRFLGKPSEALGPLAVQLADACQLQRVQWTAIETGSSITAGPSSDEILDGEFWERFDHITTPGDELGHALGKDFRIHAGNRGLYQQKRRGASPPGRRVPEGRSWMIRVRTAAGGITASQLCNLLELAQQFADGTLRLTIRQAIQLHGVAADAGGEVLGELRQRLLTTVGSCGNAVRNLTCCPLPLDADPQARRGQREVRELALSLARDLLPSGPAFEFRFTDQAAAASLPSIAADPAKASAATRVLPHKFKVGVASDRHDCADVLTNDLAFVVRTAEHTGSQRAQRVDIYVGGSTAYRTDDSRSFPRLASWLGTVPITDSLAAAEMLLGMFARRDTPGPRHFRRWKYVVQRTGIEPLADQFRQQSQGRIDLQRDAPAALSGQGTHRGHGTDADGDRWIRLVPPGGRLTIDHLPTLRKLRQAHATVRVGTQHDLIASIPESTAAALSDELCSLGGNPGSLQGNAESLAGDAESLAGESGWLASGRAQRVCPALPTCPLAVAAAENDWTTWDTAVQASARLVGVSPPELALSGCANGCSRPLTSPIGLVAESPHKRAVFLGGGPLHLGRRVGTITSAQQFVDLLTPWLTRFGAEKADQEDFSDWFWRTARK, encoded by the coding sequence ATGAACCGGCCCGGCGACGGCGATTTTGACGCGTCGTCCGGCGATTCTTCTCCGCCCGCTCCCTCGGGCGTCCGCGCCCTGCTCGTGAGACTGCTGCCCGATGGTGAAGTGATCCGCTGTGGGACCGTCCACGCCATCGCCGCAGACCGCGGACAAACCGTGGTCGTACAAACCCATAGCGGCCAATGGCTGGGCGAATGCCTTGTCGACAACGCTGCTCAAGCCACCGGTCCGCTTTCCGGGGAACTGCTGCGAACGGCCACCGAACAGGATCAGGTGCGAGCTCGCCAAGTTGCCGCAGCGGCCGAGCAACTCCGCTCCAAGGCTGAACAAAGCGCACAGCAAGCCGAACCGCCGATCGTGGTCGTGGCGGCCCAAATCGATCTGCTCCAGCACACCGCCGTGGTCCGCTTTCTGGGCAAACCATCCGAAGCCCTGGGTCCCCTGGCGGTTCAACTGGCCGATGCCTGCCAGCTGCAACGCGTGCAGTGGACCGCGATCGAAACCGGATCATCGATCACCGCCGGACCGTCGTCGGATGAAATCCTCGACGGCGAGTTCTGGGAACGCTTTGACCACATCACGACCCCCGGCGACGAACTGGGACACGCCCTGGGCAAAGACTTTCGCATCCATGCCGGCAACCGTGGCTTGTACCAACAAAAACGCCGCGGTGCCTCGCCGCCAGGCAGGCGAGTCCCCGAGGGCCGCAGCTGGATGATCCGCGTCCGCACCGCAGCCGGCGGGATCACGGCATCGCAATTGTGCAACCTGCTGGAGCTCGCCCAACAGTTTGCCGACGGCACGCTGCGGTTGACCATCCGCCAAGCGATTCAGTTGCACGGCGTGGCTGCCGATGCCGGCGGGGAAGTCCTCGGCGAACTGCGGCAGCGCCTGCTGACGACCGTCGGCAGCTGTGGAAACGCGGTCCGCAATCTGACCTGCTGCCCGCTGCCACTGGACGCCGATCCGCAAGCTCGCCGCGGACAACGTGAGGTCCGCGAGCTGGCGCTGAGCCTGGCCCGCGACCTGCTGCCCAGCGGCCCAGCCTTTGAATTCCGCTTTACGGACCAGGCCGCGGCGGCGAGCCTCCCTTCCATAGCAGCCGATCCAGCGAAGGCTTCCGCGGCGACTCGCGTTCTGCCGCATAAATTCAAAGTCGGCGTGGCCTCGGACCGCCATGATTGCGCCGACGTGCTGACCAACGACCTGGCGTTCGTCGTCCGCACCGCCGAGCACACCGGTTCGCAGCGAGCGCAGCGAGTGGACATCTATGTTGGCGGTTCGACCGCCTACCGAACCGACGACAGCCGCTCGTTCCCCCGTCTGGCCAGCTGGCTGGGGACCGTACCGATCACCGATTCGCTGGCCGCCGCCGAAATGCTGCTGGGCATGTTCGCCCGCCGCGATACCCCCGGCCCGCGTCACTTCCGCCGCTGGAAATACGTCGTGCAGCGAACCGGCATCGAACCCCTGGCCGATCAATTTCGCCAACAATCCCAGGGTCGCATCGACTTGCAGCGGGACGCCCCGGCAGCGCTGTCCGGTCAGGGAACTCATCGCGGCCATGGAACCGATGCCGATGGCGACCGTTGGATCCGGCTGGTCCCGCCCGGGGGACGGCTGACCATCGACCATCTGCCCACCTTGCGGAAGCTGCGGCAAGCCCACGCGACCGTGCGCGTGGGGACGCAGCACGACCTGATCGCCAGCATTCCCGAATCGACCGCGGCCGCGCTGAGCGACGAACTGTGCAGCCTGGGCGGGAATCCCGGCAGCCTGCAAGGCAATGCTGAAAGCCTGGCGGGCGATGCTGAAAGCCTGGCGGGCGAATCCGGATGGTTGGCGAGCGGGCGAGCGCAGCGAGTATGTCCGGCCCTGCCCACCTGCCCCTTGGCCGTCGCGGCGGCCGAAAACGACTGGACCACCTGGGATACAGCCGTTCAGGCGTCCGCTCGGCTCGTCGGCGTGTCGCCCCCCGAACTGGCCCTCAGCGGCTGCGCCAACGGCTGCTCGCGACCGCTGACCAGCCCCATCGGACTCGTCGCCGAAAGCCCTCACAAACGAGCCGTATTCCTGGGTGGGGGCCCCTTGCACCTGGGACGCCGTGTGGGAACGATTACCTCCGCCCAACAATTCGTGGATTTGCTAACGCCCTGGCTAACCCGTTTTGGGGCGGAAAAGGCCGATCAGGAGGATTTTAGCGACTGGTTTTGGCGGACAGCGCGAAAATAA
- a CDS encoding histidine phosphatase family protein, which produces MLRVVLVRPGATEFDEQKRIKGSLDMPLSEQGREQATQTAKDLERVQFGGIYTAPCESAQETAELLAAGRRCKTKVIECFHNLDHGLWHGKLIDEVRRQLPRVYREGQESPCNICPPCGETIDDARDRIEGALRKIIRKHRDGAIVMVIPDPLASIVRSLLCGEELRDLWKSETDAGTWELIEPHQPVAKAHHLLV; this is translated from the coding sequence ATGTTACGAGTCGTGTTGGTGCGCCCCGGCGCTACCGAATTCGATGAGCAGAAGCGGATCAAGGGTTCGCTGGATATGCCGCTGTCCGAACAGGGACGCGAGCAAGCGACCCAAACGGCCAAAGATTTGGAACGCGTCCAGTTTGGCGGAATCTACACCGCTCCCTGCGAGTCGGCTCAGGAAACCGCTGAATTGCTAGCGGCTGGTCGGCGATGCAAGACCAAGGTCATCGAGTGCTTTCACAACTTGGACCACGGGCTGTGGCACGGCAAGTTGATCGATGAAGTCCGTCGTCAGCTGCCGCGCGTGTACCGCGAAGGCCAGGAATCGCCCTGTAACATCTGTCCGCCCTGCGGCGAAACCATCGACGATGCTCGCGACCGCATCGAAGGCGCCTTGCGAAAAATCATTCGCAAGCATCGCGACGGGGCGATCGTGATGGTGATCCCCGATCCCTTGGCCAGCATCGTACGCTCGCTGCTGTGCGGCGAAGAACTGCGTGATCTGTGGAAATCGGAAACCGATGCCGGAACGTGGGAATTGATCGAGCCCCATCAACCAGTCGCCAAAGCCCACCATTTGTTGGTTTGA
- a CDS encoding ABC transporter permease subunit, which yields MIDRVLCKKYVGQSALLWWACAIALFAFSWTRVWVVSLLDMQQFTTVVEQFRDFEKFSPIAFDQLITYTGRVGATFDEPIIVVCIVVWCLARGSDVVSGELGRGTLEMLLAQPISRTRLLLSHAAVSSAGLLGLVLLVWLGMWIGIQVTQFEETIPPPTFRVPLLNIDIPLTQGEPETVTVWMSERVDAGCFAASIVSLFAFGFFLLGLSTLMSSWDRYRWRTIGVVIAFYVLQTVMFTLSKAAEPLAWLERFTFQTLYRPQQLTMMTLKEDGPGVWRLLPVEGELWGPMMYPLILVLLGSAAFAAAIWIFRRRDLPAPL from the coding sequence GTGATTGATCGAGTGTTATGCAAGAAATACGTCGGCCAGTCGGCGCTGCTGTGGTGGGCCTGCGCGATCGCCCTGTTCGCCTTTTCCTGGACGCGGGTCTGGGTGGTCAGCCTGCTGGACATGCAACAATTCACGACGGTCGTCGAGCAGTTTCGCGACTTTGAAAAATTCTCGCCGATCGCCTTCGACCAGTTGATTACCTATACGGGCCGCGTCGGCGCCACATTTGACGAACCGATCATCGTGGTTTGCATCGTGGTTTGGTGCCTGGCCCGCGGCTCGGACGTGGTCAGCGGCGAACTGGGCCGAGGGACTCTGGAGATGTTGTTGGCCCAGCCGATCAGCCGCACGCGGTTGCTGCTCTCCCATGCGGCGGTTTCCTCCGCGGGCTTGCTGGGCTTGGTGCTGTTGGTGTGGCTGGGGATGTGGATCGGTATTCAAGTCACGCAGTTCGAAGAAACCATTCCACCGCCGACGTTCCGCGTCCCGCTGCTGAATATCGATATCCCCCTAACTCAGGGCGAACCGGAAACGGTCACGGTGTGGATGTCCGAACGCGTCGACGCGGGCTGCTTTGCGGCCAGCATCGTGAGCCTGTTCGCGTTTGGCTTTTTCCTGCTGGGGCTGAGCACGCTGATGAGCAGTTGGGATCGCTATCGCTGGCGGACGATCGGCGTGGTGATCGCGTTTTACGTATTGCAAACGGTGATGTTTACGTTGTCCAAAGCCGCCGAGCCGCTGGCTTGGCTGGAACGGTTTACCTTCCAGACGCTGTATCGCCCGCAGCAGTTAACCATGATGACGTTAAAAGAGGACGGTCCCGGCGTATGGCGGCTGCTACCGGTTGAGGGCGAGCTGTGGGGGCCGATGATGTATCCGCTGATTCTGGTCCTGCTGGGCTCGGCGGCCTTCGCCGCCGCGATCTGGATTTTCCGCCGCCGCGACCTGCCGGCTCCCTTGTAG
- a CDS encoding ABC transporter ATP-binding protein, producing the protein MTAPRPDSTASEPPPEALVQTEGLTKRYGDFHALRDCSVEVAAGEVFGLLGPNGAGKTTLLRLLMGYLFPTSGRATIGGLDVTRNSVAVRRMVSYLPGDARLPRHMRARSVLEFFAQMQPDGDLTRSLDVANQLELELNRRVAFMSTGMRQKLALAVVLGARTPLLVLDEPTANLDPTVRSSILQMVAEAQSEGRTVIFSSHVLAEIEEVCSRVIFLRQGVLAKRQRMDELKQRHRIVAQLDAPLTSSLPDTLRSQVEISTFSPAAEPHTQWVRMDTAGDLAPLLGWLDSLQLKRMRVEPLGLRAIYDEVHDLERLSNPYAPPAEIGVTV; encoded by the coding sequence ATGACAGCCCCCCGCCCCGACTCCACCGCGTCCGAGCCACCACCGGAGGCTTTGGTGCAGACCGAAGGCCTGACCAAGCGTTACGGCGACTTCCATGCACTTCGCGACTGTAGCGTCGAAGTGGCGGCCGGCGAGGTGTTTGGTTTGCTTGGTCCCAACGGCGCCGGCAAAACGACGTTGCTGCGGTTGCTGATGGGCTATCTGTTTCCGACCTCCGGGCGAGCGACGATCGGCGGCTTGGATGTGACCCGCAACAGCGTGGCGGTGCGGCGAATGGTGTCCTACCTACCCGGCGATGCCCGCTTGCCGCGACACATGCGAGCTCGCAGCGTGCTGGAATTTTTCGCTCAAATGCAACCCGACGGCGACCTAACTCGCTCGTTGGACGTGGCCAATCAGCTGGAACTGGAACTCAACCGGCGGGTGGCGTTCATGTCCACCGGGATGCGTCAGAAGCTGGCCCTGGCCGTTGTCCTGGGGGCTCGTACGCCGCTGCTGGTCCTGGACGAGCCGACGGCGAATCTGGATCCGACCGTGCGGAGTTCGATTCTGCAGATGGTCGCCGAGGCGCAGAGCGAGGGGCGAACGGTGATCTTTTCCTCGCATGTGTTGGCGGAAATCGAAGAGGTTTGCAGTCGGGTAATCTTCTTGCGTCAGGGCGTGCTGGCGAAACGCCAACGCATGGATGAACTGAAACAGCGACATCGCATCGTCGCCCAACTGGATGCCCCGCTGACCAGTTCGCTGCCGGACACGCTGCGTTCACAGGTGGAAATCAGCACCTTTTCGCCGGCGGCCGAACCACATACGCAGTGGGTGCGGATGGATACGGCCGGCGATCTGGCACCGCTGCTGGGCTGGCTGGATTCGCTGCAGCTGAAGCGAATGCGGGTCGAACCGCTGGGACTGCGAGCGATCTACGACGAGGTCCATGATCTGGAGCGGTTGTCCAACCCGTACGCCCCGCCAGCGGAGATCGGAGTCACGGTGTGA
- a CDS encoding cofactor-independent phosphoglycerate mutase, with protein sequence MKYAIIIPDGCADEPIEALAGRTPLQAAQLPFTDALAAAGSLGLANNTPAHLPAGSEVANLCLLGYDPDQYFTGRAPLEAAAQGIELGEHDWAVRCNLVTIEDQVMVDFTADHITTDEAAQLLATAQQALLSDQTGPGKFEFVTGVSYRNLLIYRGQPDTPPPFSGETRTRAPHDLTDLPVTDDFPRGPGSQQLQRWMDASEEIFRDHPVNQQRRAAGKRPATNLWLWGLGKSPQLPSFADRHGVQGVMITAVDLLRGIAALVGWPRIEVEGATGYLDTDYAAKGRAAVEALQSNDLVCVHIEAPDEASHEGRHDAKIEALQQIDQHIVGPLHKALAEQGDYRILVTPDHPTPCGTKKHSHGMVPFVIAGTDVEADEQQTYDEVAAAAAGRRLDAGWDLMQQFIKGSG encoded by the coding sequence ATGAAATATGCGATAATTATTCCCGATGGTTGTGCCGACGAGCCGATCGAGGCTCTCGCAGGACGCACGCCCCTGCAAGCTGCTCAGCTGCCGTTTACCGATGCGCTGGCAGCGGCCGGTTCGTTGGGGCTGGCCAACAATACGCCCGCGCATTTGCCAGCCGGCAGCGAAGTCGCCAATCTGTGCCTGCTGGGTTACGACCCGGACCAATATTTTACCGGGCGGGCGCCTTTGGAAGCCGCCGCGCAAGGCATCGAATTGGGCGAACACGACTGGGCCGTGCGCTGCAACCTGGTGACGATTGAAGACCAAGTAATGGTCGACTTCACCGCCGACCACATCACCACCGACGAAGCCGCCCAGCTATTGGCCACTGCGCAGCAAGCTTTATTGAGTGATCAAACGGGACCGGGCAAGTTTGAATTTGTCACCGGCGTCAGCTACCGCAACCTGTTGATCTACCGTGGCCAGCCGGACACGCCGCCGCCGTTTTCCGGCGAAACCCGCACCCGCGCGCCACACGACCTAACCGACCTGCCGGTCACCGATGATTTTCCCCGGGGCCCCGGCAGCCAACAATTGCAGCGGTGGATGGACGCCAGCGAGGAAATCTTCCGCGACCATCCGGTGAACCAACAGCGCCGTGCGGCGGGCAAACGCCCGGCAACCAATCTATGGCTATGGGGCTTGGGCAAATCGCCACAGCTGCCCTCGTTCGCTGACCGCCACGGTGTGCAAGGCGTGATGATCACAGCGGTCGACCTGCTCCGCGGAATCGCCGCCTTGGTGGGCTGGCCGAGAATCGAAGTCGAGGGCGCGACCGGCTACCTGGACACCGACTACGCCGCCAAAGGTCGCGCTGCGGTCGAAGCCCTGCAGTCCAACGATTTGGTGTGCGTGCATATCGAAGCCCCGGACGAAGCGTCGCACGAAGGCCGTCACGACGCCAAGATCGAAGCCCTGCAGCAGATCGACCAACACATCGTCGGCCCCCTGCACAAAGCGTTGGCCGAACAGGGCGATTACCGGATATTGGTCACCCCCGATCACCCCACGCCCTGTGGCACCAAAAAACACAGCCACGGCATGGTGCCGTTTGTAATCGCCGGCACGGATGTCGAAGCCGACGAGCAGCAAACGTACGACGAAGTCGCCGCCGCAGCCGCCGGCCGACGACTCGACGCCGGCTGGGACCTGATGCAGCAGTTTATTAAGGGGAGTGGGTGA
- the hemL gene encoding glutamate-1-semialdehyde 2,1-aminomutase, with protein MPQSAANTVPTAGPASQAAFHRARQLMPGGVNSPARAFGAVGGTPLFIKHASGAWLEDIDGRRFLDYIGSWGPMILGHAHPEVIAAVTAAAQRGTSYGAPTEAESELAEQIIDAVPSIERVRLVNSGTEATMSAIRVARGATGRDKVIKFSGNYHGHVDSLLVAAGSAAATLGVPDSPGITAGASSDTIVLPYNDSAAVDAALQQYKGQVAAVILEPVVGNMGLVPPTESYLQDLRKLTAREGTVLIFDEVMTGFRLALGGAQEYFGVTPDMTTLGKVVGGGMPLGAYGGREDLMSQVLPAGPVFQAGTLSGNPVAVAAGSATLKILKQDPPYELLERHGEMLASGLAAAAAKAGLPHQMQRVGSMLTLFFNDAPVHNWDDADRSNRERFAAYFWGMMHQGIYLPCSQFEAMFFSRTHTEAEIEQTIAAAETVCAALA; from the coding sequence ATGCCTCAGTCCGCTGCCAACACCGTTCCCACTGCCGGTCCCGCCAGTCAAGCGGCCTTTCATCGCGCCCGCCAATTGATGCCTGGCGGCGTGAACAGCCCCGCCAGAGCCTTTGGAGCGGTTGGCGGGACGCCGCTGTTCATCAAGCACGCCAGCGGGGCGTGGTTGGAAGACATCGATGGCCGACGGTTCCTCGACTACATCGGCTCCTGGGGACCAATGATCCTGGGGCACGCCCACCCCGAAGTCATCGCTGCGGTCACCGCCGCCGCCCAGCGCGGAACCAGTTACGGGGCACCCACCGAAGCCGAATCGGAGCTCGCCGAACAGATCATCGACGCCGTCCCCAGTATCGAACGCGTGCGGTTGGTCAATAGTGGCACCGAAGCGACGATGAGTGCGATCCGCGTGGCGCGAGGCGCCACCGGGCGCGACAAAGTGATCAAATTTTCCGGCAACTATCACGGCCACGTCGACAGTCTGTTGGTGGCCGCCGGCAGCGCTGCGGCCACCTTGGGCGTGCCCGATTCGCCCGGCATCACCGCCGGTGCCAGCAGCGACACGATCGTGTTGCCCTACAACGATAGCGCCGCGGTCGATGCGGCGCTGCAGCAGTACAAAGGCCAAGTGGCCGCGGTGATTCTGGAACCGGTCGTGGGCAACATGGGCCTGGTTCCACCGACCGAATCCTACCTGCAAGACCTCCGCAAATTAACCGCTCGCGAAGGCACCGTGCTGATCTTCGATGAAGTCATGACCGGCTTTCGCTTGGCCTTGGGTGGGGCTCAAGAATACTTCGGGGTGACTCCCGACATGACCACGTTAGGCAAAGTTGTCGGCGGGGGGATGCCGCTGGGGGCCTACGGCGGTCGAGAAGACCTGATGTCACAAGTGCTGCCGGCCGGGCCGGTGTTCCAGGCCGGGACGTTGAGCGGCAATCCGGTCGCCGTGGCCGCCGGCAGTGCGACGCTAAAGATTTTGAAGCAGGATCCGCCCTACGAACTGCTGGAACGCCACGGAGAGATGCTGGCGTCGGGGTTGGCCGCAGCGGCCGCCAAAGCCGGACTGCCCCATCAGATGCAACGCGTCGGCAGCATGCTGACGTTGTTCTTCAACGACGCGCCGGTGCACAACTGGGACGACGCCGATCGCTCGAACCGCGAGCGTTTTGCGGCTTACTTCTGGGGCATGATGCACCAGGGAATCTACCTGCCCTGCAGCCAGTTCGAAGCCATGTTCTTCAGCCGCACGCACACCGAGGCCGAGATCGAACAGACCATCGCTGCCGCCGAAACCGTCTGTGCCGCCTTGGCCTGA
- the rpe gene encoding ribulose-phosphate 3-epimerase: MHQERLTKLRNASPAVLPSLLQCDFGDLRSEVERLQAAGIRALHLDVMDGHFVPNLTYGMPIVAGLRKLTDLPLDVHLMISDPAAYVDDFAAAGADMLTFHIEAVPEPAQLIQQIHSHGIVAGVALNPQTPMEALSGCLDQVDAVLVMSVNAGFGGQAFDPEAVQRLQQLRQSHPELLLEVDGGIKPETIGPCHQAGCDLFVVGSAIFGQDDYAAAVRQLRDAL; encoded by the coding sequence ATGCATCAGGAACGACTAACCAAACTGCGAAACGCCTCACCGGCAGTGCTTCCCAGCCTGTTGCAGTGTGATTTCGGCGATTTGCGGAGCGAAGTGGAGCGTTTGCAAGCGGCCGGTATTCGGGCCTTGCATCTGGACGTGATGGATGGTCACTTTGTGCCCAACCTGACCTACGGGATGCCAATTGTGGCCGGGCTGCGGAAGTTGACCGATTTGCCGCTCGATGTGCATTTAATGATTTCCGACCCCGCGGCTTATGTCGATGACTTTGCCGCTGCCGGGGCGGACATGCTGACCTTTCATATCGAAGCGGTTCCCGAACCGGCACAGCTGATTCAGCAGATCCACAGTCACGGCATCGTGGCCGGTGTGGCGTTGAATCCGCAGACGCCCATGGAGGCGTTGTCCGGCTGCCTCGACCAGGTCGATGCGGTGTTGGTGATGAGCGTGAATGCGGGGTTTGGTGGTCAAGCCTTTGATCCCGAGGCGGTCCAGCGATTGCAACAGTTACGGCAGTCGCATCCCGAGCTGTTATTGGAAGTCGATGGCGGCATCAAGCCAGAGACGATTGGTCCCTGCCATCAAGCAGGATGCGATTTATTTGTGGTGGGTTCGGCCATTTTTGGCCAGGACGATTACGCGGCCGCGGTGCGTCAATTACGTGACGCCCTGTAG
- a CDS encoding DUF1573 domain-containing protein, which produces MKNLFRGIVLCLFLAPTAAFGQDWAAKMFSATSHDFRAVARGAKIEHHFEFENIYQEDVHVAAVRSSCGCTTPSVTKSTVKSREKSAIVAKFNTSSFTGPKSATITVVFDRPFYAEVQLSVTGVIRTDVVFDPPAANFGEIREGETKEIKLSVTRFNRSDWQITDVRSHCTDMQVKLSEPVRSSRSVKYDLVLQAKASMPVGEIHEQLTLLTNDQQSPTVEMCIAGKVRPSLSVSPAALTMGAVKPGGEFTRRLVVRGEQPFGIAKVLCSDERFSFAAPEGQKKVHFLPLTFTADDQAGPIAQSIRIVSDLPHDRYTEFLVTGNVLEAEAEAEAE; this is translated from the coding sequence ATGAAAAACTTGTTCCGGGGTATCGTGCTCTGTCTGTTCTTAGCCCCCACCGCGGCGTTCGGCCAGGACTGGGCTGCCAAAATGTTTTCCGCGACCAGCCACGATTTCCGCGCCGTCGCTCGAGGGGCCAAGATCGAGCATCATTTTGAATTCGAAAACATCTACCAGGAAGACGTCCACGTCGCGGCGGTTCGCAGCAGTTGCGGTTGCACCACGCCCAGTGTCACCAAGTCCACCGTCAAGAGCCGAGAAAAGTCGGCCATTGTGGCCAAATTCAACACCTCGTCTTTTACCGGTCCCAAATCCGCCACGATCACGGTCGTCTTCGATCGGCCATTTTACGCGGAAGTCCAACTGAGCGTCACTGGCGTGATTCGCACCGATGTAGTGTTTGATCCCCCTGCGGCCAACTTTGGCGAAATCCGAGAAGGCGAGACCAAGGAAATCAAACTCTCCGTGACGCGTTTCAACCGCAGCGATTGGCAGATCACCGATGTCCGCAGCCATTGCACCGATATGCAGGTGAAATTGTCCGAGCCGGTCCGCAGCAGCCGTTCGGTCAAGTACGACCTGGTGCTGCAGGCGAAGGCTTCGATGCCGGTCGGCGAAATCCACGAACAGTTGACCCTGCTGACCAACGACCAGCAGTCGCCCACGGTAGAAATGTGTATCGCCGGCAAGGTGCGGCCCTCGCTCAGCGTCAGTCCGGCGGCCCTGACGATGGGCGCCGTCAAGCCGGGCGGTGAGTTCACGCGGCGATTGGTCGTCCGCGGCGAACAGCCCTTTGGGATTGCCAAAGTTCTTTGCAGCGACGAGCGGTTCTCGTTTGCAGCTCCCGAAGGCCAGAAAAAAGTCCACTTTTTACCGCTGACCTTCACGGCCGACGACCAGGCGGGACCGATCGCGCAGAGCATCCGCATCGTTTCGGACCTGCCCCACGATCGCTACACCGAATTTCTAGTGACCGGCAACGTGCTCGAAGCCGAAGCCGAAGCCGAAGCAGAATAA
- a CDS encoding aspartate kinase has translation MSLIVQKFGGTSVADAEKIRAAARKAVRAQQQGHKVVMVVSAMGKNTDTLLDLASQVNERPPARELDMLLSTGEQISVALVAMAIDSMGSKAVSLTGGQMGIRTDNTFTKARIQSISTDRIERLLDDGNIVIAAGFQGIDEDLNITTLGRGGSDTTAVALAAVLGAEACEIYTDVDGVYTTDPRVLPEARRVDVISYDEMLELASLGAGVMHSRSIEFAKKFGVPIHVRSSFSDTDGTMIVTEPESAAAAVCGAALTRDEARVTVLGVPDVPGTSLEIFSAIADQKVAVDMIVQNIGNDGRTDISFTVQRSDLESTLQAVGAAANRLGAAGISHDDKVSKVSVVGLGMAVQTGVAHKMFRALAAADVNIQMITTSEIKISVLVSRDQADRALRAVHQAFELTVEPADKKSWAQIRAARSEEADMESLVARLQGDVLEELTLTGIAVTPNQARVTLRGVPDTPGIAADMFESVAQAGVFVDMIVQGIDGEDGRTSVSMTVAEAELQGCLKVAKELMQRHGLRDVQGGDGIAKLTVSGIGLRSHTNVGTLMFRSLADVGINVEMINTSELQVNAVIDGKQAEQGCEQLNTAFAGVLR, from the coding sequence ATGTCGCTCATAGTTCAAAAGTTTGGCGGAACCAGTGTCGCCGATGCGGAAAAGATTCGCGCGGCGGCTCGCAAAGCGGTCCGTGCTCAACAACAGGGGCACAAAGTCGTGATGGTGGTCAGCGCGATGGGAAAAAACACCGATACCCTGCTGGACTTGGCCTCGCAGGTCAACGAACGACCGCCGGCCCGCGAACTGGATATGCTGCTCAGCACTGGCGAACAAATCAGTGTCGCTCTGGTGGCCATGGCGATCGACAGCATGGGCTCCAAGGCGGTCAGCTTGACCGGCGGCCAGATGGGCATCCGCACCGACAACACGTTCACCAAAGCTCGTATTCAGTCGATCAGCACCGATCGCATCGAACGCTTGCTGGACGACGGTAATATCGTCATCGCTGCCGGATTCCAAGGCATCGACGAAGACCTGAACATCACCACGCTCGGCCGCGGCGGCAGCGACACCACGGCCGTCGCGTTGGCAGCCGTGCTGGGCGCGGAAGCCTGCGAGATCTACACGGACGTCGACGGCGTCTACACGACTGACCCGCGGGTGTTGCCCGAAGCCCGTCGCGTGGACGTGATCAGCTACGACGAGATGCTGGAACTGGCCAGCCTCGGCGCCGGGGTGATGCACAGCCGGAGCATCGAATTCGCGAAGAAATTCGGCGTGCCGATCCATGTCCGCAGCAGTTTCAGCGACACCGATGGCACGATGATCGTCACGGAACCGGAATCCGCCGCGGCGGCCGTTTGTGGTGCGGCTCTAACCCGCGATGAAGCTCGCGTGACCGTGTTGGGAGTCCCCGATGTGCCGGGTACCAGCCTGGAAATCTTCTCGGCCATCGCCGACCAAAAGGTGGCCGTCGATATGATCGTGCAGAACATCGGCAACGATGGCCGCACCGACATCTCCTTTACCGTTCAGCGCAGCGATCTGGAATCGACCCTCCAGGCGGTTGGCGCGGCAGCCAATCGCTTGGGCGCGGCCGGGATTTCCCACGACGATAAAGTCTCCAAGGTTTCGGTCGTCGGTTTGGGGATGGCCGTGCAAACCGGCGTGGCGCACAAAATGTTTCGCGCCCTGGCCGCCGCGGACGTCAACATTCAGATGATCACGACCAGCGAAATCAAGATCTCCGTGCTGGTCTCGCGTGATCAAGCCGACCGGGCGCTGCGCGCGGTGCATCAGGCCTTTGAGCTGACGGTCGAACCGGCGGACAAAAAGTCGTGGGCTCAGATCCGCGCCGCACGCAGCGAGGAAGCCGATATGGAAAGCTTGGTGGCACGGTTGCAAGGCGACGTGCTGGAAGAATTAACCCTGACCGGCATCGCCGTGACGCCCAATCAGGCTCGCGTGACCCTCCGCGGCGTTCCCGATACGCCGGGCATCGCCGCCGACATGTTCGAATCGGTCGCCCAGGCCGGGGTGTTCGTGGACATGATCGTGCAAGGCATCGATGGCGAAGACGGTCGCACCAGCGTCAGCATGACGGTGGCCGAAGCCGAATTGCAGGGCTGCCTCAAGGTCGCGAAAGAATTGATGCAGCGGCATGGGCTCCGTGACGTCCAGGGCGGCGACGGGATCGCCAAGCTGACCGTCAGCGGGATCGGTTTGCGGAGCCACACCAACGTGGGCACGCTGATGTTTCGTTCGCTGGCCGACGTCGGCATCAATGTGGAAATGATCAATACCAGTGAACTGCAAGTCAACGCGGTGATCGACGGCAAACAAGCCGAACAGGGCTGCGAACAATTAAATACGGCCTTCGCCGGTGTGCTGCGATGA